atttactgagGGTTGCTTCATCTCTTTTCCTCCAGCCAGCTTCCAGCCCTCATTGGCTGGAGGCCATCAGTAGTGCCTTCTGGCAAAAGGTAACAAGAGGGAAAGAACCCTGCTGGTGCAGCTGGAacagggaagcagctgcagcgcCTCAGCCCAGAACAGGCCCTGCGTTGGCAGCTGTATTGCTGCACTGCAGATCATGTTGCAATCATCAGACGTGATCTAGGGGAGGAGATGCCCAAAGACACCTGGACACAGCTGCAAGTGAGCCATGCGATGTTCAGGCCAGCCTTGTGGGGCCTTTTCCTAAGGACGCTTCAGTCTTGTCTGGTTGCAGCAGCCCGTCCCTTCAGTTGCACACATACACGCCAACTTGCCACCTCACAGCTTACAGGGGCAGCTCAAAATCTCAGCTGGAACACATCAGATTTGTCTCTTGCACTCCAGTGTATCTCCCTCTCCTTCACGCTGTCTTCCAGCCCTTCTCCTTGTacctcccttcccagccatgCCATCCCTCCCCAAAAGTCAAATACAGATGCCTCCCTTTTGCTGTTCCTCTTCATTTTAGTAATGTGTAAATCATGCTAGAAATCTGTTAGTATACTCTAAAAACCACTAGGAAGCACTTGACAGAAAAGTCTTCAAAAGCTCTTCTCATTCCATTCTCAGAGTCAAGGGAAGCAACTCTGTCATCCACAGCCCCTTCAGATGccttttattcttcatttctcTGGAGAGGAAAACGACTTTCATGGTACTGAACTACCACAGTCAGCTCAGGAAGAAAACATTACTTACTGGTCAGTGCAGGCAGGCAACATCCAAAAGGGCATATACCTCCTACCCAAGCAATCCACTGACCTGAGCCCACTTGTTGGGACTTTTCCCTCCTTGGCCTCACAGTTCCCTGGCCTTTCATGCAGGACAGGATGTGCACTTGGtcctctgctgcaggactggACACCCAGGCACGAGACACATGCACAGGCAACTGGGGCAAGAGACTATGACTGCAAAACCCAATCCAAGGCCAAACATGGGGCAGTCATGCGCTGGAAGAGAGCTGTGCTTCAGTCACATGGGTTTTCAAACAGTCTTGAAGGACTGAACAAAATTACAATAACATAGTTAAGCATTAACTTGCTGCCACTTACCCTGTAAACAGCAGCATGGCTGATTCCCTTTGTGCTCTGGAAAGGTCAGAGCAGTTTTGCTCAGTGAACACTCCGAGTTTAATTATGGATATTGAGATGCATCCTGAGTGTGTGCAAATACTAAAATGCTACAACATAAAAGAAGCCAAACTTTTTAGACTCTATTGTGCACCAGTTCACTTGGGATAAGTGGCACATGGAGTACAAGAAATGAGCCTGATCCAACAAACTCAGGAAATACAATTACAGTATCAGCTTACCTTGCCAGGATGGGGATGAATTTGGGTGGACAGGTGTCTCAGGATGCCCCTCGAGATGGCGTACCCTGGGTAAGATGGTCTCTTCCAGAGATTCATGGACCTTTTCTGTCTCTCACCCCTTCCTTTCAGGAAGTCTGAGACATGGCAAATGAGAGAGGTTGCTGTTCTTCCCCAGAGTTGGAAAGCTTTCCCAGGAGAGGTGTTGGACTGATGAGTTCTTGCACTACTCCAGGTAGGTCTAAGCAAAGTCAGTGAAAGAGCCAAGTGCACCCAAAGCACTCCGTGTCTGCTTTGCCCTTGGAAACTTGTGGGGTTTGGAAGCCAGAGGAACTTTACCCTTCACTTCAGCTGGGCTTGGACGAGCCCCAAAGTACACAGAGTAATACAACACTGTGAAATTATGAAATGTAGGAGACAACACTCATATTTTCTTAGTACCAAAAGAGAGGCCATTATGTAATGCTTGCTACCATGGGGGAACAGGAATGTCTGCTTGGTTCCATGATTACAGGGGAAGCAGTAGCAAGTTAATGCTTAACTATGtccttgcaatttttttcaatCCCAAGACTTAAAAAACCTCCAGtcttgaaatggaaaaagtcTGGAGTGGTTTTACTACGTGACAATACAAGGCCACCCCTACAACCCAATCTACTGCCCTTCCGAGCAGGAAATCGGTGCTCTCCAAAGAGGGAGCCCGTCAGTCCGCAAGGAAAAGGGGAGATACCGATTTCTCACCCCGCCTCCTACGCGCTTGCCCTGGTGAAGTCGCTGACTGTTCCTGTCCTTGTGTGCTACAAAGTTACAGAAGCCAGTGCTTGGCTATGCTGAAAACACGCCTGCCTGGTGCTGAACTGGCCCCACGTCGGTGTTTTATCAGCAAAAACGCCAGGTGGAAGCGCGCACAGCCACTGCTCGTGCGCTCCACCAACACTTTGTGGTCTGTGAGCCACGCAGTGAGGGACAAGTACAGCTTGTGCTGCTCcccacagggctggcagaggaggtGCGCGCAGTGCCCGGCGGCTGCTGTGGTGCCCTCCTTGCGCAGCCCGGCTACCCCCGCAGGGGCTCCTGCCCCGCTGTACAACCCCTCTCTGTGAAACGAGCCTTCCTGACCAGTCACGGCCGCGGTGCTCATCACGGTGCCGGTGTTAATGCCCGGAGTGAAGGTCCCACTGCCAGTTACAGAATCACAATCACCAAGGtaggaaaagacctctgagatcatcgagttcAACCTGTgaccgatccccaccttgtcaaccagaccagggcactgagtgccacgtgcagtctttccttaaacacctccagggatggggactccaccacctccctgggcagcccgttTTCCAGTGTCTAATCACTGTTtacatgaagaaattcctcctgatgtccaacctaaacctctcctggtgcagcttgaggccatgtcctcctgtcctgtccctcgttccctgggagcagagcccgaccccccacagctgcaccctcctgtcacagggagttgtggagagcaaGAAGGGCCCCCCCAgggcctccttttcttcaggctgagcccccccagctccctcagctgctcctctcagaATGgcgacccttccccagctccgctTCCTGCTCTGAACTCGCTCCAGAACACCTCCAGGAACAGCGACTCCGCCACATCCccgggcagcccattccaatgcctggCCACCCTTTCTGTGCAGAACGGGGAAGGCTGCAAGGGATCATCGGAGGTCACCGGGTACGACCTCCCTGCTCGGGTAGGGCGGGAGGGGACCACCGGAGGTCACTGGGCAGGGTCCCTCCGAGCAGGGCTCTCGGAAGCCCGTGGCAGCGGCGATGAAGGGGCGGGCCCAGGTCCCCGCGTCCCTGGCCTGTTGTGTCCCCCCAGGCCGCGTCCCCCACACGGCGCAGCCGCGGCGGTGACGCAAGGGCGCGCGGGGAGGTGACGCGGAAGGCGCGCGCGGCGCCCGCTCGGTGCGGTGGTGGCGATGAAGGTGGCGGTGGCCGGGTGCTGCCACGGCGCCCTGGACAAGATGTACGAGacgctggagctgctgcagcggCGCCACAACGTGCGGCCCgacctgctgctctgctgcggGGACTTCCAGGCCGTGCGCAACGAGGCGGACCTGCGCTGCATGGCTGTGCCGGCCAAGTACCGGCACATGCAGACCTTCTACCGGTGAGtgccgccggcccggccccagccccggcccccgACCCGCGCGGGCTCGGCCGGGTCCAGCAGCTGCCGTGTCTTCGCAGGTACTACTCGGGCGAGAAGAAAGCCCCGGTGCTCACCGTGTTCATCGGCGGCAACCACGAGGCTTCCAAccacctgcaggagctgccctaCGGCGGGTGGGTCGCGCCCAACATCTACTACCTCGGTAAGGCCCCTCCGCTCCAGTCCCGGTCTCCCGGCGAttccccccacagcccctgccctgcccggcctCTCCGTGACCTCCTTCCTTCCCGTGTCCCGCAGGTTACGCGGGCGTGGTGCGGTTCCGCGGCGTGAGGATCGGCGGCATCTCGGGCATCTTCAAGTCTCACGACTACCGGAAAGGTACCGGGGCAGCGGGACCGGGAGAGCAGGGCCGTGCCGTGGGGGGAGGGActggctgtgctcagccccGTACCGTCTCCTAGCCTGGAAACCAGCCTTGGTTAAATCCACGGATTTTTCTGGAGTTGGTAGATGAGTCAGTAGCTGCCCGGCGACCGCAGCATTCCAAGGTGCCTTTGGAGCGTTCTTGGAACAGTGTTGATTTTTCAGCGTGCAGTGCAACACTGTTAGGTGTTCCTTGGGTGAAACTGTTTATAACTGTGACATTATATAAGTGTATTATCCTGCCCTGAGGTTTAGAATCAGTACATCTGGTTCCTCCTGGTTATGTGGGTGTGTATTCGAGAGTTCTTCCTGGGAAGGGTGGCAAAAATCTTGTCACAGATGATGCCCCATGTCAGTGAGTAGAAGATAGTTTATTCTTTCTGATCTCAGCACTTGAAAGAGTGGTCCTTGTGGTTACTGTACTGTGCTATCTTTACTAGCAAACGGCTTCAGAGAAGCTTTGCAGGTGGCTTTCAAGCTGCAAGGTACTGAACCAGTTTCCTAGAACACTTGATTCTGTCTAATGCCTGTCGATGCTAATTAAATTTGCTGTCATCAAGAGGACACTCTGTATGTCTGAATATTGCATGAGGGATATGAGATGAGACTCTTTTGGCAAGAACTAAAAAAGCaatatttctgtaattctgtaGAGTATGTAGGAGCTATGCTTGGCATTTGTGTTTTTTGTCCCAAGGCAAAGTTGGAAACTTTTGTCAGGGTACATGTTGGTGCTTCCGGAGCCTGTGGTGCCTGTGGGCAGTGACAGGGATGTTTAGGCTGCTGCTGAACCTGTTAAGCTGTAGTTTCATGGGGGGTGGCAGCACTCTGAACAATCACAAAAAATCACAGCCTTGTGTGACCCCAAAAAGCTGCTGTGTTGGAGGGAACTAGCGATTCAGGCAACTATTCTTGTTTTCAACATTTCAGGCCACTTTGAGTGCCCACCATACAACCAGCAGACCATCAGAAGTGCTTACCATGTGAGGAATATCGAAGTCTTCAAACTCAAACAGGTCAGTGAGAagcctattttttaaaataagggtaattttcattaatttagaAGTAGGAAGTTAAAGCTACTCTGATCAAGTATGCTGGATGTTGAACCAAAACATGCTTTAACACATTGATCAGACATCTGAAGGATGTGTCCTTTGAGGAGGAATATTGTGCTTAGCCATTATCCCTTTTAAacaaagcttctaaaaattTCATGAGGAAGAAGATGCCTTTGTGGGCAGAGGACTTGCTCTCTAGCTATGATTTCCTCTGAGTGCCTGGCTTATAGTGATGATATGAACTCTTTTATAAGGCAATATAAAACACAGCTGGCTGCCCCAAGTAATTTCTAAACTCCTTTGTCAATATGTTGTATTTATGGCATGTGCTTTTTGGCCTGACAGCTAAAGCGTCCCATCGATATATTTATGTCACATGACTGGCCAAGGAGCATCTATCACTATGGCAACAAGAAACAGCTCCTCAAAATGAAATCCTTCTTCCGTCAAGAAGTGGAGAGCAACACGTTGGGAAGCCCTGCTGCTTCAGAGCTTCTGCAACACCTGAAACCCACCTACTGGTTCTCAGCACATCTCCATGTTAAATTTGCAGCTTTCATGCAACATGAGGTAAAGGGGGATAGAAAATGAAGAATGTATGTGTCCCAGGCACACTTTAGAATTCTAGTGCAGGTAATCGTGTccagaaaagcaattttgtggtttttgttcttAAAACGCAGCTTAAGCCATGAAAGTTAAGTGGTGTTAGGACTACTATTTTATGTAAGTTAAAGAGATGTTATAAATGAGGGGTGTAACTCCCTAATCTTCTTCAGGAACAGCATGCAATAGCTAAAGTTATTGTTCTTGAAACTTGTTAATTTAACTGTATAGAAAAGCACTCTCCTGCTCTGTTGGTAAAGGAGATAACTTCAAAATAGGTGATAAAAAGGAGATAACTTCAAAATAGGTGATAAAGGAGTGTCTGAAGAGGGTGGTTACCTGGGAGTGGGAGGATCCCTGTAGTACACCTTTGCAGGTCTGGTAGCCTGGGGTTAAGCCAAAAACCAGCCTGTAGTTGAAATAATTATTCCTGAGGGAGGTGCCAGTGCTGTTCCTATTTGCAAATTATTTAGCTGTAAAAATGTAACTCCAGACCTTGTAGGCTCAACAAGTCTGTTTCCAATTAAgctacagtttttctttttgtgccaAGGCTGGATGTGCTCAGATGCCCTGGTTAGTGCTCAAATGTAGCTCTTGCTTTATCTTGCTATCATCTGCATCCTGCTTCCTGTTGGACTCCCAGTGAAGTCTGTCCTTCTCTTTGTCCCTGCTAATTTTCTATTTCAGGAAGTATTTTTCTGTAGAAATCACACCTTTAAACCTGTCTATAAGCTTGTTTAGAATGGTCAAATTCCACAGAAGTGCTAATGACTGTGTTAACACCATTTGCTTCCTAGACAAACTCCAAAGACGAGTTACCAAAAGCAACCAAGTTTCTGGCTCTGGATAAATGCCTGCCACACAGAGACTTCCTGCAGGTGATGAACATGTGTAGAGGGTTTTCACCTTAAGTATTTCGTTTGTCTGAACTGCTAGTGATGTTCTTAGATATAAGATGAAGAACAGTGCTGATAAGTGGaggaattttaaagaaactaGGAATGCTGGGTTTGTGGAATGGTCTTTATAGGATTTTGTCCTGAACTAAGCAGATGGTGTTGTGTAGGTGCTGTGTTTCCTTAATCCTACCATTTCCATCCATGTTAGAACAAGTACCTGACTTCAATGGATGAGTCTGAAATAGTTTGTTGTGAGAGTGAGCTGCTGATAGCATGTTCTACAAATGCACTCGAGTGTTTTACTAGTCTTAGAGTAGCTTTTATTTATCATCCCAAAGGGAAAGCGGTTCATTGTCTGTCCTTTGGATCCATTTGCCCTAGTAACTTCCTTTGAAGATGGTGGAGATTATGAGGATGGGCTTTATCTATGCAAGGGGACATGAGTGCTAGTCCACACTTAAAATCCTGTAGCAAAACTGATCAGGATTAGTACTACCTCCAGCAGCATGGAGGGTTTAATTAGTTTGTGGAGTATTTAAAGTTAGAGCCTGACTACGGGTTTAGCTAACCCAGATGGTTTGATTTGGTTAATGTCACTGAAGACCAAGTGATCTGAATTTCAATTTATCATGAAagagtttaaaaacatttcctgtTAATTCATTGCTGTGTTAAGAGTGGGTGTTCATACAGCAGATTGACTGTTCCTGTCAATTCTTGGGGTGTATCCACTTAGAAGTGTCtcggtttgaaagacaggtgtctgccaaggaaggtgggaacctcccttggaaaggaaaatatgacccccttccccccaaattattataactttggaattaaggggctttcaggcaaagatatgggaaaaggaataacagctCTTTATgaatatacacacatatatatatatatatatatatatatatataaaccaAGCCAGCCCAACACCACGGGCAGCCCCAGCgcgcagcagcagagcccagcgccgccgctcccggccgcAGGCGCTTTCCCCTCGCTGCAGCTCCGCTCGCGGCCgccaggggcgctggtggctcccggccgggcggggcggctgCGGGGATTCCCCgcgccggcagggggcgctgtgccGCGAGCTCGGCCGCCTGTCCCCTCACGGGGTAATGGCGGCTCGGCCGGcgggagggatggaaaagggatggaaaaggggcttCCTTTACCAACCCCCGGGGCAGCCGGACCCGGTGCCCCTCCGGACGGCGaaatgggctgcagcaggaaccttGGAGCGgtggctggaacggcagggatgGGCACACCTGGGGTGGCAAACAAAGTGTAGTAGAAACTCCGGGGCCATGCCAGGAGCCACGGGGTGTCAGGTTAAagtgtaggggaaaaaaaaaagcccgaagcagcagcagaaaacagtGGGGTTGTGCAGTGGCAGCCAGGCTCCCACAAGCAGCTGAGAGACGCTCccttggagaggaggaggggtttggggtcctgGGTTTTCCCCTAAGGCACCTGAGTAGATGGTGAGGGTCCTTCCCAGTGAGATCGGGTGTTGAAAAGGTCCCAGTTCAGTGGTCACTCATGAACAAAGACTCACCCATGGCAAGGAGAAGCAGTGAAGGACAGAACTCCCCAGTGGCAGCGAATTCTCCCCGCAGCAGCACCCTTGGCACCACGACCGACCGTCTTACCTCTGATCCTGAGAGCAAGCGAGGCCCAAGCCCAGCCCCTCACTCCCAGCCAAAAGCTCACAGTATCTCTGCCTTTCCCAAGAGAAAACCCCCCAGCTAAGAGATGTAGTGAACTGCACCTCCTACTCCATCCTGGCCacatcttttgtctctcttaactATCTGTCGTTTCAGTCTCTTAGTcaacaaatgggagaaaaattccctaagagaaaaaaaaaaaaggaaaaaatactaacCTCCAACAGAAGTCAGCATGAATTTAGGAGCAGGCAAATTCTATTTCTAAGTTGCATCACTGTCCAGTTGCTGGCAGTAGCGAGGAgagtgtgttttgctttttaattgctGTTAGCTAAGAttcagaaatgccttttttacTGTTGCTGATTGTCCTTTGTTAGCACCATATGGGGGACTGGCTTGAGAGGACTTGTTTGGTTGAGACCACTATCTCAGTGTAGTTTAAACTTCATTAAAACTCTGTACAGTGAAAGTAACACTTGAAACTTTAATCAGATTCTGGTGTCAAGAGTAATATCTCActtcatctgttttctgtgtgtttgcaaGTAGATAATAGACGTGGAGCATGATCCCAATGCAGGCGACTCACTGGAGTATGATGCGGAATGGATTGCAGTCCTCAAGGCCACCAACAGTCTTGTTAATGTGACCCAGAGCTCCTGGAATATGCCTGAAAAGAATGGCCTCCATGCCAAGTAAGTTGTCTGCAAAATACAGATGAAAGTgtgctttgtttatttgtttttctagaCTGGAAGTAAAGTTATGTTGGAGTTGTGTTTCTGTTCTGCAGCCTGTAATGCCTGTAGGACTTGCTAAATGccttggaaagaaaaggggaTGTTGACAAAAGATATACTCTGAAGCATACAACTTCTTTactgctctgcctgggcagttagttttgttttgcaaactTAGATACCAGCATTTGAGGGACAGAAACTACAGCATGAGGCTGAAAATCAGGCTAGGTTATGGGTGTGGGTTGACATAGTACACAAATCTTTGGTGAGGAGAAGGGTGTCTCAGTACTGACCAAAAGAAGATTAAAACCTTCCTGAAAAAGCATTTGAGGAATAAAGTGTCTGTTGTAGGATGAATTTATAGTCCATCTTTGAAGGTTGCACTCTGCAGTGGGAACAGGCAGTACCTTTTGACTTGCTGCACTTGTTTAAACTTTATGCACTTGTTTAGGTGGGACTACAGTGTGACAGAAGAAGCCATTAAAGAGGTGTTAGAAGAGCTGAACAATGACCTCAAAATTCCTTGCAACTTCACATTGACAGCTGCTTGTTATGATCCCAGCAAGCCCCAAAAAAACATGGAGCCAGTTCATACCATCAATCCACAGACCACTGAGTTCTGTGCCCAGTTTGGCCTCACTGACATCAATGACAGGATCCAGCAGGCTAAAGAAGAGAGCTCAGGACGAGGTGAAtgtgaagaggaggaggaggaggagatggacaGTACTGGGTCAGCAGAGGAACCCAGTGAATACAATACAGATAATTCTGGCCTCTCATCCTTTAATCCAGATGAAATAATGCTGGATGACGAAGGTGGCGATGAAGACTTGAGTACATGTTCTGTAGATCCCTCCCCTGATCACCCTCCTGAGTTCTCTACCAGCTTCTCCGACATCCGGATCATGCCAGACTCCATGGCAGTGTCATCTGACGATGCCATGGACTCCAACAACGAGGAACTGGAGAAGTCTGGTGGGAGCAAGCAGGTGGAGGAAAAGAGCTCCACGGAGAGATCGTTAAAGCGAATTGGTGGTGATGAAAATGGGAACAGTGGtgttaaaaaaatcaagagaagGAACCAAGCTATCTATGCTGCAGAGGATGAAGATAAAACAGATTAATGCTTCACAAGGTGTATAACTAAGttctctctcagcctttttgTGGGAAGGTGGTGAGAACTGTAGTGGACTACTCATGCTTTTAATGTTATGTGATCTTAGTCATGTTACTTTCCTAAGCTCAGAGGCTGGATGTACTTCTCACAGGGAAGGTGATTTATCCAGAACAGGTATCAAAGAAAGAAGCTGAGACTTTTCCAACAAAGTACTTTGTCAAAGGATGTAAAGCTCATATATCCTTGATTTTGCTTCAGTTCTTGGTGTATGGTGTATACCCCATATCTTCAGCTGAACAAGACTCACCATGCTTGTTTAACAAGAACTCTTAAGCTCTTAGCCTGAGTCCATGTGAGAAGATGTCTGATTTACAAGActgaatgattttattttattgcttttgtctTGTTTTATACTGAACTGTTAATACAAAATAGCATATGCAATAACTTTATGTATGAAATTTGAAAATAGGATTACCATGACAACAAAACAGCAATAGAAGAatgaagatttttgtttctggtgATAGTGCCACAGAAAAACTTCGTGGTCATAAACAGAACAATGTGTATTGTCCAGGATTGGCTTTTAATTACAGTTTTGATAGCAAACCAAGTCTCTTGATTTGGAGGATGATGGTTTTATGGGGACGGTGGAAGAGTAcatctctgtttttaaaaactcatttctgttctgtttcttaAAACTTGAGAACAATGTCTTAAAATGGATGTAGTTAGGAAGGACAGCTTCCTAAATGCAGACATCACCACTGTCTCAACTCTAATTAGGGCTGTGTTGTGTGTTCATACAAGGCAGTGGGTGTTTATAAGTTGCCTGAGACAGTAACACCTCCCACTATCATTAGCCTCACTTCTCACTTCAGTAGCTGTAACCTGCTGAACTCTTAAAACTGGATTTGGAATCTTCCAAAGCACCTTTGTAATCTTCATctgagggagagcaggagcagccagaaTAGAGACCCTCTAggaagttttattattttgccCTGAATTATTAGCAAATGGCACTCCTTTGGCCTAAGATGCCATGGGGATAAAACTGAGCAAATTCATGAAAATGACAATGTTTTCAAGCATATGTCATTAGAGTCATTAGCCTTCCTGACAGATGGAATTCTTAGATGGAATTCCTCATGGCCGTGCTGCCCCGAGAGCAGAAGTAGCTCCggtgcttttcctcctccaaggCACTGGCAGTGTGGAGGAGAAAGCATCCTGACAGGAACAGGGAACTGGACAGGGAGCAGTGAGTGAAATGCATCAGTGAGTGTGAGTTGTGTATCAAGGGTCGGGAATTCTGTCTGAATCGATTCCATGGTCTGGGGTTCCTTGCTTCCTCTCCTCTCAAGCAGTTTACTACAAAAAG
This genomic window from Corvus hawaiiensis isolate bCorHaw1 chromosome 10, bCorHaw1.pri.cur, whole genome shotgun sequence contains:
- the DBR1 gene encoding lariat debranching enzyme — translated: MKVAVAGCCHGALDKMYETLELLQRRHNVRPDLLLCCGDFQAVRNEADLRCMAVPAKYRHMQTFYRYYSGEKKAPVLTVFIGGNHEASNHLQELPYGGWVAPNIYYLGYAGVVRFRGVRIGGISGIFKSHDYRKGHFECPPYNQQTIRSAYHVRNIEVFKLKQLKRPIDIFMSHDWPRSIYHYGNKKQLLKMKSFFRQEVESNTLGSPAASELLQHLKPTYWFSAHLHVKFAAFMQHETNSKDELPKATKFLALDKCLPHRDFLQIIDVEHDPNAGDSLEYDAEWIAVLKATNSLVNVTQSSWNMPEKNGLHAKWDYSVTEEAIKEVLEELNNDLKIPCNFTLTAACYDPSKPQKNMEPVHTINPQTTEFCAQFGLTDINDRIQQAKEESSGRGECEEEEEEEMDSTGSAEEPSEYNTDNSGLSSFNPDEIMLDDEGGDEDLSTCSVDPSPDHPPEFSTSFSDIRIMPDSMAVSSDDAMDSNNEELEKSGGSKQVEEKSSTERSLKRIGGDENGNSGVKKIKRRNQAIYAAEDEDKTD